The bacterium genome includes the window ATTCTTTTTATGTGGCATAGCAGATGAGCCTTTTTGGCCCCTTAGGAATGGCTCAGCAAGCTCGTGTATCTCAGTTCGCTGTAAGTGTCTTATCTCTTGTGCAAATTTTTCACACGAAGTCGCTATAATAGCAAGTGTACAAAGGTATTGGGCATGTCTATCTCTTTGTATTATCTGTGTACTTACAGGCGCAGGCTTAAGACCAAGCTTCTTGCAGACAAGCTCTTCAACCTTTGGTGAAATATATGGATAGTTGCCACAGGCACCTGAAATTTTGCCATAAGAGATATTATCTATTGCAAACTTAAGCCTATCTTCATTAGACAGCATCTCTTCATACCAGACAAGAAACTTCAACCCAAGTGATGTTGGCTCAGCATGTACTCCATGAGTCCTGCCAACAGTCAGTGTATACTTTTCTTCAAGTGCCCTCTTCTTTAAAGCTGACTTTAATTCTTTAATCTCCTGTAAAATAACTTCACCTGCCTCCTTCATCAATAAGGAAAGTGCTGTATCTACTACATCGTAAGAAGTAAGTCCAAGGTGTACCCACTTGGATAGTGGACCGACTGATTCAGCTATATTCTCAATAAAAGCTATTACATCGTGCCGTGTAGTAACTTCAAGTTCTTTAATCCTTTTTGGACTGAACTTTGCTTTAGCTTTGATTTTAGCTACTACATCAGCTGGTATTTCACCAAGTTGTGCTCTGGCTTCAAGGACTGCTAACTCAACTCCCCACCAATACTTGAATTTATTGTCCTCACCCCATATCTTATTGAGCTCAGCTGTTGTATACCTATCTATCATCTTTTAGAGATAAGATACGACTTCAATGATTTTTGTGTCGACTGCTCACACATAAAACATGTATATGAATATATTTTTTGATTAAAATTTTGTTTAGCAGCCTCAAGGTCATATTTAGCTTGTCTTAACCAACGTTCTGCTTCTTCTTTACTTTTTTTTCATATAGGACAATTCCTTCTTTTATAACATTTTCTATAATTGGTTTGTTTAACAACAACAAAATCTAAGTCACTGTATTCGTCAATCTCATCTCTAACATAAGAGCCGAAGATGATTATCTTTTTAGGGTTGTAATTTTTCTTTAGACAGTTTACGATTTGTTCAACAGCACATTTCTTTTTTTCACATTCTTATTTTATAAACTTTTTTGCCTTTTTCCTTTCTTTTTTTGTATTTATCGCCCGGCAAGCTTTAACTTCGACTTTAACACCATCTATCCATAAATCATATTGTCCATCATAATCTTGATCGAGATTTTTGTCAGGCTTCTTAAATCTACTGTCTAAATCCATAATATGTTGATGCCACATCTCGCCAAATATTCGGGGAGCATATTCAAAAAATTCCTATATTGGTTAGATGAAACATAATCTTCCCTCAATTTTTCGTATTGTTTGAAAGTGATAGCCTTCCTATCGAGTAAAAACATTAACATGTACTCGTATCTATAAAATACTTGCTGAATATCTACCCACACATTCCCGGCTCTTATATACTTAGATTTGCCTCGTTCTAAATTTTCCGTAATTCTGCCATTTACTTCTTTATAATATCCCCTCAATATTTTGGGAATATCTGTGTATTCAGCTTCTACCTTAAATTCTGGATTACCTTTAACATAATAAAGGAGTTCCTGTCTGACCCACATCCAGTTTTTCTGTGTTCCATATCCTCTCTGATTTCTTAATGTAATGATATTTTTTGGTTTTAATTCCTTAAATTCTCTCATCAGGATAATAAAATCTGGGAGGGGTTGAAGATTGTCTCTGTAATCTGCACCTAACCATATATAAAAATGAGCATTTTTATCCATCACTAAAATTGCATTTCGCACCCATTTCTCCGAAAACTCTAAGTATTTTTCTATATTTATCTTAAAGAGAGCATTTGTATTTGCATTTCCCACTGGCACATTATAAGGTGGGTCGTTTACAACTAATTTAGCCTTTTCCTCACCATTTTTTACATCTTCCAGTTTTGTTGCGTCTAATACGCCCACCCTATGCCGTTGAACGGGGTCTTCCCATATTTCACCATATTTTAATCTGCATAACGGTAATACTTTTTCTCTTAACTCACCGTGAAGATCCAACCGTTGAAGTCTTTCAGTAGTCTTGCCTTCACTCTGACTTTTTTTACTTGCGTAGACTTGCATCAAAGCTAATTGCTCCTTAATACTTTTTATTTCGGATTCTCTTGTTTTATACCTCTTCATATCTCTTATCTCGTAAACTTTTTTGCACGCTCCCAGTCTTCAATAAATCTCTTTATACCTTGGTCTGTTAGTGGATGTTTAAACATTAGCTGTATCACATTAAATGGTATAGTACAAACAGGAGCACCAAGTTGGGCAGCTTCTACTACATGTAAGGGGTGACGAATTGATGCCACTATTAACTGGGTATCAAATCTGTAATTATTAAGCATTGTAAGGATTTCACGAACAAGCGCCATCCCACTGTGACCGGCGTCATCAAGCCTGCCTATGAATGGTGATATATAGTTAGTGCCAGCCTTTGCAGCTATAATGGCTTGATTACAAGAGAAAACAAGCGTAGTATTTGTAGTTATACCTTCACTTCGTAGCTTCCTTATAGCTTTGACCCCCTCTGGTGTCATCGGCACTTTTATGCAGATATTTGGATGAATTTTTGATAGCTCTCTACCATCTTTTACAATACCTTCTGTATCAAGACTTAACCCTTCAGCTGAGACAGGACCATGAATAAGTTTACATATATCTTTCAAAATATCACGTGGCGAGCGTCGGGTACGTTCAATCTCCTTACCGAGTAGGGTTGGATTTGTAGTGACCCCATCCAAAATGCC containing:
- the fsa gene encoding fructose-6-phosphate aldolase — translated: MKIFIDTANLDEIREAAELGILDGVTTNPTLLGKEIERTRRSPRDILKDICKLIHGPVSAEGLSLDTEGIVKDGRELSKIHPNICIKVPMTPEGVKAIRKLRSEGITTNTTLVFSCNQAIIAAKAGTNYISPFIGRLDDAGHSGMALVREILTMLNNYRFDTQLIVASIRHPLHVVEAAQLGAPVCTIPFNVIQLMFKHPLTDQGIKRFIEDWERAKKFTR
- a CDS encoding DNA methyltransferase; translated protein: MKRYKTRESEIKSIKEQLALMQVYASKKSQSEGKTTERLQRLDLHGELREKVLPLCRLKYGEIWEDPVQRHRVGVLDATKLEDVKNGEEKAKLVVNDPPYNVPVGNANTNALFKINIEKYLEFSEKWVRNAILVMDKNAHFYIWLGADYRDNLQPLPDFIILMREFKELKPKNIITLRNQRGYGTQKNWMWVRQELLYYVKGNPEFKVEAEYTDIPKILRGYYKEVNGRITENLERGKSKYIRAGNVWVDIQQVFYRYEYMLMFLLDRKAITFKQYEKLREDYVSSNQYRNFLNMLPEYLARCGINILWI
- the purB gene encoding adenylosuccinate lyase, encoding MIDRYTTAELNKIWGEDNKFKYWWGVELAVLEARAQLGEIPADVVAKIKAKAKFSPKRIKELEVTTRHDVIAFIENIAESVGPLSKWVHLGLTSYDVVDTALSLLMKEAGEVILQEIKELKSALKKRALEEKYTLTVGRTHGVHAEPTSLGLKFLVWYEEMLSNEDRLKFAIDNISYGKISGACGNYPYISPKVEELVCKKLGLKPAPVSTQIIQRDRHAQYLCTLAIIATSCEKFAQEIRHLQRTEIHELAEPFLRGQKGSSAMPHKKNPIICERICGLARVVRGNAFVGLQNITLWGERDISNSAPERIIIPDSTILTHYIVRKTKEVIDGLNILRANLKKNLEYTRGLIFSGKVLVELIKKGMSRTKAYEVVQSCSFKAETEGRHLRDVLLKDKAINKLFSADEINSFFDHKYYLRNIDAVYSRFR